The following proteins are co-located in the Limibacillus sp. genome:
- a CDS encoding formate/nitrite transporter family protein produces the protein MAPEKGRRKEGNTKLSDDEAKEVGNKLRPTSPMVYEIVRAEGEEELRRPLLSLWWSGLAAGIAISMSVVAEGLLRQHLPETPWRPLVENFGYCVGFVIVILARFQLFTENTITAVLPLIAKKTPESLIRTARLWGIVLAANIVGTLLFALAAVFSGIFTDAQLAEFMSLARHFMDRSATEMLLQGVPAGFLIATAVWMMPSAEGSEFWVIVMVTYLIALGDMAHVVAGSSEALLLLVSSEIGAGDYLFTFFVPALLGNVIGGTALFTLLAYGQVKEEL, from the coding sequence ATGAGGCAAAGGAGGTAGGTAACAAGCTACGTCCCACCTCGCCCATGGTGTACGAGATCGTGCGCGCCGAGGGTGAGGAGGAGCTGCGCCGGCCCTTGCTTTCGCTCTGGTGGTCCGGCCTTGCCGCGGGCATCGCCATCTCGATGTCCGTGGTCGCCGAAGGCTTGCTGCGACAGCACCTGCCGGAGACGCCCTGGCGGCCTCTTGTTGAGAACTTCGGATACTGCGTCGGGTTCGTGATCGTCATCCTGGCCCGCTTCCAGTTGTTCACCGAGAACACCATCACGGCCGTCTTGCCTCTCATCGCGAAGAAGACCCCGGAGAGCTTGATACGCACGGCGCGCCTTTGGGGGATTGTGCTCGCCGCCAACATCGTGGGCACTCTTCTGTTCGCTCTGGCCGCTGTGTTCAGTGGAATTTTCACCGACGCCCAGCTCGCTGAGTTCATGAGCCTGGCCCGCCATTTCATGGACCGCTCGGCAACCGAGATGTTGCTGCAAGGCGTGCCTGCCGGCTTTCTGATCGCGACGGCCGTTTGGATGATGCCGAGTGCCGAGGGCTCGGAATTCTGGGTTATCGTGATGGTGACCTATCTGATCGCTCTTGGGGATATGGCTCACGTCGTCGCCGGTTCCTCAGAAGCGCTTCTGCTGTTGGTCAGCTCAGAGATCGGCGCCGGCGACTACCTCTTCACGTTCTTCGTTCCAGCACTGCTGGGCAACGTGATCGGCGGCACCGCGCTTTTCACCCTGCTGGCCTACGGGCAGGTGAAGGAAGAACTGTGA